A single region of the Lotus japonicus ecotype B-129 chromosome 4, LjGifu_v1.2 genome encodes:
- the LOC130711365 gene encoding phosphatidylglycerophosphate phosphatase PTPMT2, with amino-acid sequence MHIEELKVGEVGEGGEEGRSSFVGSDAKRVLVGAGARVLFYPTLFYNVVRNKIQAEFRWWDKVDEFILLGAVPFPIDVPRLKELGVRGVITLNEPYETLVPTALYHAHGIDHLVIPTRDYCFAPSLHDLCCAVDFIHGNALSGRTTYVHCKAGRGRSTTVVICYLVHYKQMTPDAAYEYLKSIRPRVLLASAQWQAVQEYYYHLMVRRAVGFAPTADLFIKASKVAAASRELVTFDDSSVVVVTEHDLEGYNPSCQSGTMPSEIWADLSVVYRVRVAGQAALARISCLWLRYGSNQKISAENLSGESSCSVRTNHLGAISVDIHVY; translated from the exons ATGCATATAGAGGAATTGAAGGTAGGTGAGGTGGGAGAAGGTGGAGAGGAAGGGAGATCGAGCTTCGTCGGCTCGGATGCGAAAAGGGTTCTGGTTGGAGCAGGGGCTCGCGTGCTATTCTATCCTACGCTGTTTTATAATGTCGTTAGGAATAAGATTCAGGCTGAGTTTCGGTGGTGGGATAAGGTTGATGAG TTCATATTGTTAGGTGCTGTTCCATTTCCTATTGATGTTCCCCGCTTGAAGGAGCTTGGTGTTCGCGGTGTCATCACATTGAATGAGCCATATGAGACTTTGGTTCCTACCGCATTATATCAT GCTCATGGAATTGATCATCTGGTGATTCCCACTAGAGATTACTGTTTTGCTCCATCATTGCATGACCTATGCTGTGCTGTGGACTTCATACATG GAAATGCATTGTCTGGACGAACTACATATGTCCACTGCAAAGCTGGACGGGGTCGCAGCACAACTGTTGTTATTTGTTATCTG GTTCATTACAAACAGATGACACCTGATGCTGCGTATGAATATCTGAAGTCAATTCGGCCTAGGGTGCTTTTGGCTTCCGCTCAGTGGCAA GCTGTTCAGGAATACTACTACCACCTTATGGTGAGGAGGGCTGTTGGATTTGCTCCTACAGCCGATCTATTCATTAAGGCTTCTAAGGTTGCAGCCGCTTCACGAGAGCTTGTGACATTTGATGACAGCTCTGTAGTTGTGGTAACAGAACATGATCTTGAAGGATACAACCCAAGCTGTCAATCAGGAACCATGCCAAGTGAAATATGGGCAGATTTAAGTGTTGTTTACCGTGTACGTGTTGCTGGACAGGCAGCATTGGCAAGAATATCGTGCCTTTGGCTGCGATACGGTTCTAACCAGAAGATTTCTGCGGAGAACCTGAGCGGGGAAAGCAGTTGCTCAGTCAGAACTAATCACTTGGGAGCAATTAGTGTTGATATCCATGTctactga